TAAATTTAAACTAAATTCACTTTTTTTCACACACTCAGCCACTATAAAAGCTTCTATGCCTTCGTTTTTAAGCACTTTTAAAAGCTCGGTTGCGTTTTTTGGCTCTAAAGCGATCAAAAGTCCTCCTGAGGTTTGAGGATCGCAAAGTGCAATGTCATCTTGAGCTAAATTCATACAAGAATCCTTAATAAAATCATAATTTTTATAAGCACCACCTGGTATCAAGCCCATATCAAAATACTCTTTAAAGCCTTGCAAAAACTGCACTTCATCTTTAAAAATCTCGATAGAAATTTTTTCATTAAGCATTTCTTTAAGATGTCCTAAAAGCCCAAAACCCGTAACATCGCTCATTGCACTTGGCTTAAATTTAAGTGCTAACTCACTTGCTTTAAGATTTAAACGCATGGTGCTATCAAGCAAGGCTTTTAGATGATCTTTAGCCAAAAATCCACCCTTTAAAGCAGTGCTTAAAATGCCCACGCCCAAGGGCTTTGTCAAAAGGATCAAATCGCCGTTTTTAGCCGTGTTATTAGCTATAAATTCACGCGGATTTACCACGCCTGTAATGCTAAGCCCAAAGAAAAATTCGGGATTTTCTATGGTATGACCGCCAACAACCAAGCCTTTGCACTCTTGCACCTTGTCATTTGCACCCTCTAAAAGCTCTTTTAAAACCTCTAAATCATGATGGCAGTTATCAAAACCAACTATATTTAGAGCATTTATCACCTTTGCACCCATAGCAAAAACATCACTAAGTGCATTAGCTGCTGCTATAGCACCAAAATGATAAGCACTATCTACAATAGGCGTGATAAAGTCTAAGGTCTGAACTAAGGCTAAATCATCGCTTATTTGATAGACGCTTGCATCTTCGTTGTTGCCGATACCGCTGAGTAAGGCAGGGGTTTTTTGCATGAAATTTAAGATTGTTTTAAGACCGCCCGGGTTTAATTTCGCTGCTCAACCTGCTGCTTTAACAAAATGCGTTAAATTCTGCTCTTTATACTCCATTTTTCTCCTAAAGGCTGATGATTTTAGCCTT
The nucleotide sequence above comes from Campylobacter sp. MIT 99-7217. Encoded proteins:
- the selD gene encoding selenide, water dikinase SelD, with the translated sequence MEYKEQNLTHFVKAAGUAAKLNPGGLKTILNFMQKTPALLSGIGNNEDASVYQISDDLALVQTLDFITPIVDSAYHFGAIAAANALSDVFAMGAKVINALNIVGFDNCHHDLEVLKELLEGANDKVQECKGLVVGGHTIENPEFFFGLSITGVVNPREFIANNTAKNGDLILLTKPLGVGILSTALKGGFLAKDHLKALLDSTMRLNLKASELALKFKPSAMSDVTGFGLLGHLKEMLNEKISIEIFKDEVQFLQGFKEYFDMGLIPGGAYKNYDFIKDSCMNLAQDDIALCDPQTSGGLLIALEPKNATELLKVLKNEGIEAFIVAECVKKSEFSLNLKK